In the genome of Chelmon rostratus isolate fCheRos1 chromosome 12, fCheRos1.pri, whole genome shotgun sequence, the window GCGCTGGGTGATAAACAACCTCAGGATATGTGAACCCAGCAGGGCTACAGCtggcagaggtcagaggtgacTCACGTGTCAGTGTCCAGGGAGAAATAGTCATACAGTTTGACTATTCTGGGATGGTCCAGCTGCTTGTGTATCCGGTACTCCCTGCATGCATGCCTGGAAGGAAATAAATGTCAGTGTAGTGTGTGCATTAGTGgagaaacatttgctttttctgtATCTTAagttgtgtctctgtgtatatGAGACCTACTTGTGGTagttctcctttttctcctctctccagttCTTGTTGAGCTGGTGGATTTTAACAGCTGCGTAGCGCTGCTCAAACAGGTCAAAAGCCTGTGTgtcacaagaaaacacacacacatttgtctccAAACATAGTTTACAGAGAGAggcaatagaaaaaaaaaataaaaaatctggtGCGACCACACAGACATTACCTTATAGACTTCACTGAAGCCGCCCCTGCCCAGcaagtgcagcagcagatacCTCTCATTCAGGGTAGGGTGGTCTTTAAACCTGCGTCAGGAAGCACATGATTTTTTAAACTCATTGCTGGTACCGACTCCCGACAAAAGGACTCATAGAGTCATAGCATAGATGATTCTTATTGCACTCTCTTCAGTCCCTCTCTTAAACATCAGATCACTCGGCAGGTTATGGTCCTGTATGGAAAATGGACTTACGCTGAGCTGTCCTCGTTGTTTATCCTCTTCAGCTCTCTGATATGGAGGTTCCTCACTCGCTCCAACCGCTCCAGCTCTGCTtggatctccgcttcctcctgcataaacaaaccatttcaatttgtttcctgtttgaagaTTCACGCACTTAAGACTCACGTATGGGAAACAACACTCAAACAATTTAAGGCTCCAGCTGCCATTTAAAACAGAATGCGTGGACATCTATGCATTGTTTccattgaatttttttttttgttactgacCTTCTTCAGATGTCCGAGGCGAAGCTTGAAGATCTCTTCCTGCTCGTGGTACTCAGCGAGGGTCAGTCTGCCAAAATACGGATAAGTCAAAATCTcccaacagaacagaaacatcaacaaagaagacaaactTGATTAAGAACATTTATTTGAATCTACAGAAGTCTTACTAACTCAACTGCAGGCCACCTTGTAATGAATTTTAAAGGGTTATGTATGGCTGCTCCAGtcaaaacaatagaaacagtGTGATGACTAtccctttcattttttatgcTTCAGCATCCTCCAGTTTTACCCAGAATGACAGCATGCATCTATTTCAGTGTACTCACAGTTGGGGCAAGGAGGGCTTGAGGAAGGGGTCAGAGTCGTTGCCGTTGACCACCTTGGTTTTGCGCTGCTTGGGTTCAGACGTGGAGGCcactgagagggagggagatgcaGGGTTTGGAGGCTTCCTCTTGGCCAGCAGCTTCCTCTGTCGCTCTATGTCCTCCCGCTGCTGGTTGATGCCCTCCTGCTGCCTGCACAGagaagaggacacagagggGAAGAGATTGGGTCATATGGAGAAAGGCtgtcacagacaaacagctttgTGCCTTTCACCTTTGCCTCTGTATTTCTGAGCCTTTCACACAGCTTAGAATGTACAAtctaaaagaaacacactgaaatctATTTAAATGGATTGAAAGCTATGCACGTGTTTGCAGTCTCACTTGATCAGGTTCTGGAATGCGTATCCGTCGGTCCACTGCTCCGTGTAGGACGCCCCGTGTCTGACAGTGGTGAAGTGACCAAGACGGAGACGGTCCTGCATGCTCTTCTCACGACATGACTGCTTCTCCTGGGTGCTCTGTTAATGAAAACAAGCGGACAGTATACATTAGGAATAATGAATAGTGTTTCTGTAGGTGTCTCAATAGcaacagaagagaagagagaggaacaaaATATGCTGATGGAAAGCCCTCTCCTATACACTAAGTCGCAGTAGGaaagtttattttaaactgaattcTCCAACCatatcaaataaatcaaatgactTGTGAAACAGCTGCCTGTACACTAAATCCCATCACCATTGTGCAGCTCTATGCAAAATGGAAGAGACTCAAGGAAAACCGGCAGCTGGtgaagagattcaaagattcaAAGGTCAAATAAACTGTGAATACACAAAAGGGTGCATGCATGCAAAGACAGATACCTTCTCTATAAGCAGTTTCTTGCTCATGGTGATGCACTTATTGAGCCTCTCTTTGTACTTCTCCAGGAGTTTCTGCTGTTCATCTATCTGTCTCCGTAGGTCACAGTTAGCCTGTTAAGGGAAGACTGTTAAATTCGGCTGTGTAGTAAAAATTAAACAAACCTGACATAatactatatatgtatatataatatatgtcCGATAGTTGTTCTCCTCTGCATTCTCCCATCAAAACCCAGGATATGGACAGTGAACTCACCCTGAGCAGGTCATCTATTCGcccctcttttttctccaaGTCAAGACTCTTGTTGCTCTCCAGAGCAGCAAGTTTCAGGCCTGTTAAGTCCGTCTACGAGTTGCAGACAGATTTACCAGTCAGTACAATGTATACTGCAGGAATCTTGGGAAAAAGTGTGTCATGTCAGCATTTCAAGTGTGCATCATATTACCTGGACACACTTGCTAGAGGAGGCTTTGGGATTGTGTTCCCCAAAACACAGACTCGTAGGAGAGGAGCTATTTTGCCGGATCTACACACAAAGAGGCTTTGTTAAACCTTGTAGTTACACAGAGACTTACATTTACTTCATATGCACATAAGTCATCAGAAATCCTTGTGTGTAGGCATTCTACTGGTGGTGAAATACTCACGATTGAGCCTGGGGCAGAGTGTGAGTTCTGTGGAGAGCGGCGAGCTGATGGGAGGCCTCTGACTGGACTGGAACCATTTCCACCCTGGAACTTTGCAGAGCAAGCAAATGGGTAAACTTGAGAATCTGGTTCAAAATGTAACAACCATAACATTTTAGGATGACCGAAGTTTCTGTAGGACTCACATCAAAGTAGTCGCTAATCTTGGGCCCACGTGTGGTGGTCTTCCCTGCAGAGGAAATTGATTATAAAGGTTTAATGCAAGCTATCAGTAATGCATAAATGTCTATAGTATACTGATTTCTTGCAGGTGTCAGCCATACCTTGACTACTCTCTGAATAGGTGTCAgctttccttttcctccctctggaTGATTCAGAGTGCTTCTTCTCTGGGGTCTGTGAATTGatatggagaaagagagaaagagagagagagagaagaaagtatAAATCCCTTGTGTTTTACCTAACAAAGCTGGTTCAAGTGGTGGTGTTCAGCAggaaagagcagcaggaagaaagagTACATACTGAGTAGGCAGGAGAGCTCCCTCTTTTCAAATCAGAGTTCtaggaagagaagagaaggagaggtggGAGTAGTGGGAGAGACATAGAGACAAGTGGGAAGagcaaggggggaaaaaaaacacaactgtgtctAAAGAGGCTTCACTGTTGGCATCTGTGTAATAACATAAGCAATATTTAATTTTggcttttgttctgttttttcaaaataaataacagtcaCTCATGACCATTGCAAAAATGGTAAGTGCATGCATGTTTTACCTCTGACTCCTTGTCGCTAGATGAACCCAGACTGCCATAGCTGTGGTTAGAGGACTCATTGGCCAGACCCTACACACAGTGAGAATTCAAACAGATAAGCGAACATACACGATATAAAAATAGTCTCTACTTGTGAGTTGTGCTACAAAGTTCAGCAACCTTGTGTAATGTAAACACCAGTGAAACAAAGCCTGGAGGTAGGCCTCTATGTCTGCCACGTCTAATAGGAATCCACATCTTCAGTTATTAGGTGTGTCACTTGGATCTTTtccaacacatgcacatttccaGGAAGCCGGCATCCTTTTTAGGAAAACAGGAACTTACCTGCTTTTCCACCATGGGAATCTGGGCTTGGTTCTCATTTCCTGCCACCAAAAAGTCCCTGCTGCTGACGTAGTACTTTCTGACGGCCTTGGAACTATCATGGTGGATTTAGTCACTGGAGTTCGTCACTCAAGACTGCTAAAACTAGTGTATGGTATTCTTTGTGCAAACACGCACTGGTTGTCGCTATTATTGATATTAGAACTTTTAATTAGAATTTCTTGATATTGACAGCTACATGATGCAGCCAATGTCTAGAATAGTCTTGAGAGCGAAAATTGCAACTTAAAACAAAGCTGTTTCAAAGCATTTTAATCCTCTAGCGGTCAGGAAAGagaaatgcattaaatataattttagCTCATGAGGCTCCTTAGCCCCTGGGTCAAATACATCTGCGTGCAGTGTGTGACGCATCTGAAAAACAAGGCTCTAGTTTTTCGGTGCTGCGGTTACCTTAGCACCTCCACTGGTGCTCCCAGTGCTGCCTACTGTGTTGCCACTGACAGCTCCTGTGAACCtggcctccagcagctcctgtctCCTGGGGTCCAGGCTGTGCAGCTCCTCCATGGGGCCTGGCATAGGAGCACCGACAGAGTAACATTAGACGTGTACATCATCTCCATTACAGGCAAACAGTGGTGACAAGAGCGACTGAGAACGGAACATTTTTCTGTGACAAAAATGACTAAAGAGGAATAAAAATTAGCACTAAGAGAAGGAACAGAGGACAGTATCTGGGGGAGGATTAGAGAAAATTAGAGTGATTAGGggataaaaatagaaaaatggaTTTGATTCAACTGGGCAGGAGGTAGCTCTCTAAAAGATGCACTTTCATGCTATGACGGAAGATACTGTAGATGAGTGACACTGCAATTCTAACTCAAGCAGGAAGGTCACTCTACCACTGGGAagtcaggagggaggagagtcGAGGCTGGGCAGAGTCTCCCAGTATGTCAACACAAAAATCTCGAACCAGCTCTTCTATTACCTCATTAGTCAGACTGTGACAATGGCCTCATTTCACAGTGCTAAACTAGTCTGTGTTATTCGGGGATCTCGACACCTCGGAAGCCTTGCAGACAGAGCACAACACCAGCTGAGATAAGGACACAGGAAGTTTCATCCCAAAGTCACATCTTCCTACGTGCTGCAAAGTCAGTGAGGAACAGATGTGGGCCTTCAGTAGTTATGTGGCTAATTAAATGCTACACATGTGCATAAACGTTCCTCGCGCCGTTGAAACAGGACACAGCTTTTCAGGTCAGTCAGGGTTTGCAAAAGCCTGTCCTTACATTACAATTTCCTCAGCATATATAGTCAGATTTGCACATGACAGAGTGGTAAACCTCACCAGCATAAGTCTGAAGCACAATACGACTCTCACACAAGCAGCAGGCTAAACCTATATGCTGCCTGACCGGGCCCTGTTCTATGTACCAACAACGGGTTTCCAGGGAGAGAGGCACACAggtcctcctctccctgctgctgcaagTGTTTGTTTCCTTATTGGACATTTCCTGGCTGTCATCTTTACATAGCTTCTGGCACAGGGGCAAGCCCTAAAAGGCATAATGGACATTATGAAAGCCTTGAGCAGTGAAACAGAGAGCACACTACAAGGCCTGTGTGAGGTTACCTAAGGACAGGAGGGGGGGGTGATTTAGGTTAGAAAATCTATACAGCTACAGCTTTATATTCCAGCATTATTTTGGATCTACGCACGTTAGTTTTAGGAGTCTAAGGCTGTAAATTAACTGTAACTGCTACTGTAACGCAGATCTTCGTTATTAAGTTACCGTCTTATTAACACCATCGCTGTCTAAATATTTTTCTTAACATCGTGTCTTTTAAGTACGATTCTTAACTAGGAGGTTATAACCCATTGCTCCCACTTTGTAGCACTGTTTTGTCACATCACATCCAGCAACTCAACAATATCGGGGTAAACAGAGTCACAATAGCATGTCAAAAACAAGGTGGAACAACAGATGCGTCCAAACTGGGCCAGAAAGGTAAAATTCAGGGCCTGTTCTCAAGTTTACAGCAGTATGGGCATGCACTGCAATGCATTAATGGATGCATGCATAGCTACGTTGTTTAATATCCAACTAGATGCTGCTGATAGGGGGCAATAGGAATGTTAACAAACTGCTGCTAAACTGCAATCGCATCAACAGCTTCGACTAACTAGAAATGTAAGCTGACAGtcgcacaaacaaaacaacaagctaGCGCTGCCTTTGTGCAAACATGATAGCTTGCTGCTACTTAGACTGGCCATCAACTGAACTGACAGCTGACGTTTGGCTTCCAATTCACGGCATCAGTGAACTTGACATCCATTTTTACTTCAACAAACGTTTGCTCGACACGGCCAAAATAATCCACTTCTCCTGCAAAGGACACTCTTTAAGGAGAATAAGAGTCGGTCGTGCACTTGGCGAGCTAATATACCTTCCTTGCTCTTTGCGGTCGCCGTTATATGTTGTTGAGAAATCGTTGGGGACGAGGAGAGCTGCGACCAAGATGGCGTCGCCTCCAAACTTCCACCACCACTTCCACTGTTACTTTGGACACTCATGA includes:
- the LOC121614709 gene encoding serine/threonine-protein kinase tousled-like 1-B isoform X2, with the translated sequence MSVQSNSGSGGGSLEATPSWSQLSSSPTISQQHITATAKSKEGPMEELHSLDPRRQELLEARFTGAVSGNTVGSTGSTSGGAKGLANESSNHSYGSLGSSSDKESENSDLKRGSSPAYSTPEKKHSESSRGRKRKADTYSESSQGKTTTRGPKISDYFDGGNGSSPVRGLPSARRSPQNSHSAPGSIIRQNSSSPTSLCFGEHNPKASSSKCVQTDLTGLKLAALESNKSLDLEKKEGRIDDLLRANCDLRRQIDEQQKLLEKYKERLNKCITMSKKLLIEKSTQEKQSCREKSMQDRLRLGHFTTVRHGASYTEQWTDGYAFQNLIKQQEGINQQREDIERQRKLLAKRKPPNPASPSLSVASTSEPKQRKTKVVNGNDSDPFLKPSLPQLLTLAEYHEQEEIFKLRLGHLKKEEAEIQAELERLERVRNLHIRELKRINNEDSSAFKDHPTLNERYLLLHLLGRGGFSEVYKAFDLFEQRYAAVKIHQLNKNWREEKKENYHKHACREYRIHKQLDHPRIVKLYDYFSLDTDTFCTVLEFCEGNDLDFYLKQNKLMSEKEARSIVMQIVSALRYLNEIKPPIIHYDLKPGNILLVDGTACGEIKITDFGLSKIMDDDNYGVDGMDLTSQGAGTYWYLPPECFVVGKEPPKISNKVDVWSVGVIFFQCLYGRKPFGHNQSQQDILQENTILKATEVQFPAKPQASTEAKAFIRRCLAYRKEDRFDVHQLCSDSYLLPHMRRSNSSGSLQPSASSLPTY
- the LOC121614709 gene encoding serine/threonine-protein kinase tousled-like 1-B isoform X1, whose translation is MSVQSNSGSGGGSLEATPSWSQLSSSPTISQQHITATAKSKEGPMEELHSLDPRRQELLEARFTGAVSGNTVGSTGSTSGGAKGLANESSNHSYGSLGSSSDKESENSDLKRGSSPAYSTPEKKHSESSRGRKRKADTYSESSQGKTTTRGPKISDYFDFQGGNGSSPVRGLPSARRSPQNSHSAPGSIIRQNSSSPTSLCFGEHNPKASSSKCVQTDLTGLKLAALESNKSLDLEKKEGRIDDLLRANCDLRRQIDEQQKLLEKYKERLNKCITMSKKLLIEKSTQEKQSCREKSMQDRLRLGHFTTVRHGASYTEQWTDGYAFQNLIKQQEGINQQREDIERQRKLLAKRKPPNPASPSLSVASTSEPKQRKTKVVNGNDSDPFLKPSLPQLLTLAEYHEQEEIFKLRLGHLKKEEAEIQAELERLERVRNLHIRELKRINNEDSSAFKDHPTLNERYLLLHLLGRGGFSEVYKAFDLFEQRYAAVKIHQLNKNWREEKKENYHKHACREYRIHKQLDHPRIVKLYDYFSLDTDTFCTVLEFCEGNDLDFYLKQNKLMSEKEARSIVMQIVSALRYLNEIKPPIIHYDLKPGNILLVDGTACGEIKITDFGLSKIMDDDNYGVDGMDLTSQGAGTYWYLPPECFVVGKEPPKISNKVDVWSVGVIFFQCLYGRKPFGHNQSQQDILQENTILKATEVQFPAKPQASTEAKAFIRRCLAYRKEDRFDVHQLCSDSYLLPHMRRSNSSGSLQPSASSLPTY
- the LOC121614709 gene encoding serine/threonine-protein kinase tousled-like 1-B isoform X3 — protein: MSVQSNSGSGGGSLEATPSWSQLSSSPTISQQHITATAKSKEGPMEELHSLDPRRQELLEARFTGAVSGNTVGSTGSTSGGAKGLANESSNHSYGSLGSSSDKESETPEKKHSESSRGRKRKADTYSESSQGKTTTRGPKISDYFDFQGGNGSSPVRGLPSARRSPQNSHSAPGSIIRQNSSSPTSLCFGEHNPKASSSKCVQTDLTGLKLAALESNKSLDLEKKEGRIDDLLRANCDLRRQIDEQQKLLEKYKERLNKCITMSKKLLIEKSTQEKQSCREKSMQDRLRLGHFTTVRHGASYTEQWTDGYAFQNLIKQQEGINQQREDIERQRKLLAKRKPPNPASPSLSVASTSEPKQRKTKVVNGNDSDPFLKPSLPQLLTLAEYHEQEEIFKLRLGHLKKEEAEIQAELERLERVRNLHIRELKRINNEDSSAFKDHPTLNERYLLLHLLGRGGFSEVYKAFDLFEQRYAAVKIHQLNKNWREEKKENYHKHACREYRIHKQLDHPRIVKLYDYFSLDTDTFCTVLEFCEGNDLDFYLKQNKLMSEKEARSIVMQIVSALRYLNEIKPPIIHYDLKPGNILLVDGTACGEIKITDFGLSKIMDDDNYGVDGMDLTSQGAGTYWYLPPECFVVGKEPPKISNKVDVWSVGVIFFQCLYGRKPFGHNQSQQDILQENTILKATEVQFPAKPQASTEAKAFIRRCLAYRKEDRFDVHQLCSDSYLLPHMRRSNSSGSLQPSASSLPTY